In the Telopea speciosissima isolate NSW1024214 ecotype Mountain lineage chromosome 6, Tspe_v1, whole genome shotgun sequence genome, gccggcaattaagaattttaatcatgcatgttgtgttacttacttttgattaaagttactcaaatcactgcataatgactgtctaatgatcaacactgtgaattcttgtatgatgattgtgaatgttagattagatgccatagtcagcttggaaatgaggcctatggcaactcgtagaatgggatgcgattgacaccacccgactcatacgatgccatatagacatggggttagagtttcatcactcgtgctacgcacccttgccaataggggcttaggtgttggatgtctgtgagggtgaccatatatatatgagaaaagaaatgaaaataaatgaaagaacgccggaatggtgaatgaaaagaaatgaaagaacaccagaatggtgaatatgggctataagccaaagaaaagaaaagaaaagagaaaagaaatggattgccctataggttaatcacagagggctggtcgggctgactttggtgattgatgcgggagctgattggtTCTCTCctacaactcaatgggtgtatcacgggaaggggttagaagcccgcatcagggatacatgtattggggattgtagtagcacaaacctgacttagttgtattgctaggtggctaataaataactggacttgtacatcatgtaggattatatgaactgtgaattgtgattgcatgtgcatgcatgattgatgttatttgctcatgagttcagtggggctcacactctgttatacattatttttcttagatgattttgcagattgatgtcggtgtggcatggaggctcatctcgaggaggagagtcctggttgttacgatgatgttggtgtggaccccgacggaggtcataccgatcctgcatactttctcggtggtcattgatgaccGTTGAGGGGTGaatctgatgctttttgttttggggactcctatTTGTTTTTTCTAGGAGTTTATCCCAGTCCTGAAAGTGGatctgttgtagtttttactttcttttcttttttgggttgagtctgctcaccctgtatataattatgtatgtagttctgttcttgtcagctttgtacTTATGTTCGTGGGTTGGTGGAAAATGTAtaaactttcttatgtatatattatcatcattttcccGTATCACtctgcttccttttattattgaaattgtagttatctgcaacactctgatcttgcctatggtaaagtgaatgaatgtggttccgtgaatgtaagcactgcttctagatccgtggaatttggcggattgtcgttatgcaattcgggtcacctacccaatcctcctagggggtgctttggggtgtgacatgctgtcttggttgaaacttgattttaaccttgggggcctagtaTGGGACCCTTCAATACATGTTTTAATATTGCTTTcgtatttttaggctacccaactcgatggatagctggtgcaccggtgagattcatgtcaaccacgccgggtgacacccgagttcggtgagtgggttttgggtgactttgttgggtttgaatatatatataacaagtaATCTTAAGCAtgttattatataattataagcattgtgcgtattgcattattattcaaatgtgaagggtggttatgaatgtgatattattttCACCATTGTATCAGGTGACGGTGCCGGGTTTGCCAGTATTGgaatcccaatttatttaattataaaaactattatatgtcatcctgatctgtatgtgcggtgtcgtgctggtacccgggtacaagatggaatgggatgttgatgcacccgaaatacctctcgagacgataggacttgcatgtagtatatatgtggctaggatgcttgctctcttatgctacgacccttgccaacagggggtttacgtgttggatagtctgagcacctgttgcctatggaggtgggagaggccaggtcaggggtagtgatggctatcgaggtctaccactgggtgacTGGATGGTTTCTATcggcgtaggctcccgtgtgataattgaaGTTTCCTTAggacgataagttaagtgactctcagtgtctcccgagttatcacagtagcatacacttgaccaatagaatttgtgtgctaagtgaaaaatgaatccaacattagcatgcatcattctgcttaaACTTATTTTTGTGTATGTatatgcattcccctttgctccctcactagctagtgtagttAACCCCGTTGTGTAaccccctttttagttgatatacaGGTAAACTCTTGATGaacaccgttggatgcaaatcaagtggagccagtggctATGACTTGGATGTGGATGTACATCCAAGAATGGTGTCCTAATGGAGattatttatatttaatttctatattcatccacaatcatgtataaattttatgtttaattataaggagagaaatgaatggttacaaagATATTTAGATTGTACTTTgtattatcattagagaaccgatgctctataatttcacatgattttaattaaatttcgctttcgctaactctgtgattgaaacgatttattccatttggtacgTTCGTTGCCATTATCACaattgatgatagggtggactatgtctcgggacactatatctaccatcctggtaggtgttgggatgacaCCTATTGTCCCAGTCACCtcctatgtggtaaaatatcttacatcgggatgagACGCATGACAACTTGCTTAATAAGCCATGGTACCAGATTAAGAGCCATCTTTACCTCCGACTAGTGTTCAAACTAGATCAAGAAAAGTTTCTGGCCAACTTGCCAGACAACAAGCTCTCTTTTAATATTCCAAGCGCTCGACAAAGCGTTAGACACCGTTGGAGCTGTAATTCTCTTATTAGTGAAGGCACAACCGACGATCATAGAAGACCAGTTGACTGATCCTAAATTTAGATCTAGTTCACAAATGGCAGTATCAGGTGGAGCAAGTAGGCGATCTGAGATATCTTCATCTGCATCGAGAGGAGGATCATCCATTACTGGCTCCCAGTCCATACCTATAGAAGGTAGatcaaaaaaccaagaaaaaattagggttagaaaTCCATGCCTACAAGCAGAAAGAAGCCTAGCATTAAACTGAAGGTATATGAAAATAAGCACAAAATCATAAGAAACCCTAGCCAACAAGATCTAAAAGAACAAGAACCAAAGTCGTAGACTACGGTGCTGATACAAGATCCTTAGAGAGGTCTTGCGACCTAGGATCAGAAAAAGATCTACATCATAGCAGGCTCACATCAGAGAAGAGTGGAACATCAAGGCGAGATCTAGATCTAGAAAAACAGGAGCTACAAACAAGAAGAACAAAGTGAAAACAGCTTGATATCTAGGTTAACCGAAATCTCAAAAAGCAGTAACAAAACACACAAACAAGATAAGAGCCAAGAAAAGCAGGATCATAACTATGTCACCAGAGCAAGATCCTTAAGAAGGTCAAGCGACCAAGGATAAAAAATTACATCACAGCCGGCTCAAATCAGAGAAGAGCGGAACATCAAGGCGAGATCTAGATCTAGAAAAGCAGGAGCTACAAACAAGAAGAATAGAGTGCAAACAACTCGATATCTAGGTTAACCAAAATCTCAAAAAGCagtaacaaaacaaacaaaacaaaataagaatcaAGAAAACAAGATCGTAAACTATGTCACTAGAGTAAGATCCTTGAGAAGCTCAAGCGACCACGGATTAGAAATTACATCATATTCAGCTCACAGCAGAGGAGAGGAAGTAACAAATTGGAATCTAGAGACTAGAACCAGGAATAAAGGAGACTACAAGTTAGAAAACACATCGCAACATGATCCAAATTGATCGGAGTCACAATCCTCAGTAGAGAAAATAGTGGATCTGAAGCAAGCAAGTAGTGTTAGGGTTTGGCAAGCAAACTAGAGATTTCTTGCAGCCACAATCAAACCAGAGAACCCTAGCATGAAGATCTGTGTCGAGAGATCAGAAGAAACCCCCCAGTGGGAGGGAAACTCTCACAATGGGAGAGAGGAGGAAAACCCTAACTAATAGGGAAAGGAGACCGGAaaaccagagaagcgaaacacCCTATAGCCCAGAGAAGAGCCTCACAAACGAAGAGCAATTacaattatattttaatttgaCTGCATGGATTATTTATCTAATATTTTTAGTATTGATTGAATTgtaatattattatattgttttttgataTTTATAATGAGATTGGAATTTAACACAAGGTCATGGGCTCTTGGAGATGCGAACTCAACAAAGAAGCTACCTTTGTTGTAGCAGCATAAGTAAATTGCACCCAAGGCCCCAGAGGGAATCTAAGAAGTCTTTGAGTTTGTCTTTTTTAGGTTTATGGAAACCTATCAAAtaaccaaagaaagaaaatggagatgATTTGCATCCTCTggggaggaagagaaagggGACGGTTATCAGGTTCAACACTGAGCAGTGAAGAAGCTGGGGGTTTCGGTGCTCTCCATATAGAGCggtgaggccgagaagatctaGGGGTAATGGGGTTACCTCTTGGGATACAGCCAGATGGGGGTATCAGTGCGTTTCGGGTGAGCAGATTCGTGTTGGTGGGATAGAGGGAAATTAGATGATGGGGGTGATGCTCCCAGCACTCCTTCAAAGCCTCTGTTGGGAGAGGACTTACTAGACATCTACAAATCTTGACTGATTAGAGAGCTAAAAGAAAAATGCCTTAAGaccaagagaagaaaaaccagACGATGTTGATTGGAGAGATAAAAACCATTGTTGATCGAAGTTCCAGAGGACACCTCGCCTGAGAAGATGAGATGAGTGAATCTTGGGAGATGAAAAGCCAAGGGGAAAGTAGGgtttagaaaaaggaaaaagaaaacttgTCAATACTTGGGCGAGAGTGGAAAGGTGTTGTTGCCAAGATCTTCCTTCCATGGAGTGGTCCGATCCTGCACACAATAGAATTAGAGGATAGAGCAGGTGAATGCCTTGGAATGGGTTTCGGAGGAGGACTTTCTGATGTCTAAGTTACATCTCAGAGCAATACAATAGTTAACGGAGCCGGGGATGGGAAATTTCATTCTAGAGCTTTTGGACCTCAACCACTAAAGTGGTCTATAGATGCttaccttcttcccttcccctgctCTCTTATATATGACGTTATTTCCTCTTGTCCCCCCTCCATAGGGTTGCGTACTGTTTATGTTAGGAGAGAGATCTTAGTGGGAATCGTTAACCGAATTTGTTAGTGTTATCAATGATTATGCCTTTGGCCCGCCGTGTGTAAAGCTTTTTGCTCACTCTTCAAGTGTGAGGCCGTGGCTGGGGTTTGACATAGTTATGGATCCTTATTCCCTGGACCATTCCCTGATTTAATCCTTTTACACATGTTCTCTTGGCATTGGAGGTCAGATTCCATATGTATCAAAGGGTGAGATGCATTGTATcgaaaaataaaaggacaagACAAGATGGGAGAGGGAATTAATGACGAGAAAAGTGGGTTATTAGTGTGTGGGACCAAAATGgaggaaaaaaatagagaggGAAGGGGATGACATCTACCTCTAAACCGGGTAGAGGGGAGGTGAAGAAAAAACGTACAGTAAAGGACAGGAATCAATTTACAAGGAAAATAATGATGGAAGATAAGAAAGAAGATGACTTGTGGAGGAGGTAGTTCAGTAGGAATGTCGCGCTTCATCTAGCTAGAAAAAcaatcttttctctttctcccgTCTATTTTGAAGATGTGCAAGTTGAGGAACCGTTTGAAGtaccatttaaaattttatttatatgtCAGGGACAGTTCCATACCATCAGACACTAAAATATGTCAGGGACAGTTCCATAGCATCAGACACTAAAAtttgtgaattgtgtgttttcTCATGGGAACTCAATAATCCTATCTATGCATCTCTTAAAAGGCAAAAATAATTCAGTGGTGCGGCCATGGAGATTAATTCCTCTTTGTCTCAAGCAGCTGATGGAATCAGAGGCATTCCAATCAATTGTCCTCAGAACATGCGTATTTCTAGCTTTGCAAGTTTTGACTAAATATGTAACAGCCTACAAAGAacaagttcttcttcatcacaaTATTGTACAAACTCTCTTATCTTTCTagtaatatattttctttcctcataaaaaaaaaggcaaaaaataaaaaaataaaaaaataaaatagttattGGTGTACTACCTTTTTTACTAGCAACAAAGCTGGGAGAAGAGAATGAAATGATATAAATACCCGtgcaagagaagagaataatGAAACTCCATTTCCATTTGATTCCTTTTCAGATGTCCATAGGATCATCAATATGTTTTTTATACAGATGCTGCACtatacaaaacacaaaaaaactcCTCTGGGTTCATCGGAAAAGTTTACAACACGCCATGAGATCCATCTGGTCGCGCTCAAATTCTAGTAAAAACAACTCAAGATGCTTCTATTGGTGGGAAGCAAACATGGATATTGAATCATTTTTGGTCTGATAAAACAGAATTGCTCCATGAGAGCATTAAATCCCTTGTAACATCTGGTAACTCTGCAACTCACAAAGTGCAACCAAATaataaggaacaaaaaaaaaaaactatcaaaaGCAAGAATATCTTATTTCTAGTTGAGCTGCAAAACAATCTATCAGACATCTATCTGGCTGTCAAAACCCCCAAAAGaaggtttaatttttttttttttacctcgaACGATCTCAAAAGCCACCGAGGGTATATCAATTTCACCTTCAATCAGTCTATATACATCCACAAGCTACAGCAGAAAAAGACATTCAGCAATTATATAATCAGGACCCAaatttataaattttctttcccttctatCATATATTATACCTCTTGAATATGAAGCTTAGAGTCTTCAGTCAGAGCAAGAAGAAGCTGTTTCCGTATCCCTGAATCAAGCAGGAAAAGGCGAGCTCCATCCTTGATGGTATCGGTAAGATCCAATTTCCTTTCAACCTGCCAATCTCTTGACCCTTGCCTGATAGAAGGAAATGTATGAATAACAACAACaatcataaccttatcccaattaaatgggatcggctacatggatccgaagaggctACATGGAAGGAAATGTATGAACACGGATGGGAAATTGGAAAAACCTCAAACAGAATGTATTAAATATGGGCAAGTGGGCCCGCCACATACATTTTCTTCACTTGCAATGCAGGGTTACTACTCATCTTTGCCACATTTTCCTTTGCAAGTACTATAAGGTTTTCAAGCCGTTTCCACTGGAAAATGCCATCTTTAAAAAGGACCTAGCACACACAGATCAATATGAAAAGTTATGTTGGGAAAACCCAATATATCTATGTGATTATGTGGTTAAATCTTTTTATATATCGGTGTAAgacatgaaaatattttctttgatgaaTAACATGATCATTGTGAAAACCCATCAATAACATGGAAAGGAAATGTAAAGAACATTCTCCTCGATAAGG is a window encoding:
- the LOC122664697 gene encoding protein ACTIVITY OF BC1 COMPLEX KINASE 1, chloroplastic-like; the encoded protein is MSSNPALQVKKMQGSRDWQVERKLDLTDTIKDGARLFLLDSGIRKQLLLALTEDSKLHIQELVDVYRLIEGEIDIPSVAFEIVRELPDVTRDLMLSWSNSVLSDQK